In Leucobacter sp. CX169, a single genomic region encodes these proteins:
- a CDS encoding cell wall metabolism sensor histidine kinase WalK has translation MSPSLLVLLSVGLGVVFGVLAVGTVVIARSLARRRAAAMHPEIPPVAIKILEELRGFGVILDASLSPVFANRPAREHETITGEQLLTPEFLGRAREVLATGLPYTREPGDGDDAIWLRVFPLGDRFVVVLADDQGEEQRVNAMRRDFITNISHELKTPISAIGLLSEAVQEAADDPAMVRTFSKKLIKESRRLAELARDVIRLSEAQSTLLPEQRERVDLRALVRQEVDAHRILAGERRVELVVIESDAADAARAAVMLGRPSALGVAVANLLSNAIEHSPPGGRVGIGMEFEGRALVVTVTDQGKGIAAEHLPRVFERFFRVDDGRSRDEGGTGLGLSIVRHTLRSHGGDVDAWSQPGVGSSFSLTFPLAEGGDEGRGKRSKKAKKSGRKPGKTAKSARPALTAQGDEPTGITGARLGAAPSELGENS, from the coding sequence ATGTCACCGTCCCTCCTCGTGTTGCTCTCGGTCGGGCTCGGCGTTGTCTTCGGCGTCCTCGCCGTTGGCACCGTGGTCATCGCCCGTTCGCTTGCTCGCCGCCGCGCGGCCGCGATGCACCCGGAGATCCCGCCGGTCGCCATCAAGATCCTCGAAGAACTCCGCGGGTTCGGCGTCATCCTGGACGCCTCGCTCTCGCCCGTCTTCGCGAACCGGCCGGCGCGCGAGCACGAGACGATCACCGGTGAGCAGCTCCTCACCCCCGAGTTTCTGGGGCGCGCCCGCGAGGTGCTGGCCACGGGCCTGCCCTATACCCGTGAGCCCGGCGACGGCGACGACGCGATCTGGCTGCGGGTGTTCCCCCTCGGCGACCGCTTCGTCGTGGTGCTCGCCGACGATCAGGGCGAAGAACAGCGCGTGAACGCCATGCGTCGCGACTTCATTACGAACATCAGCCACGAACTGAAGACCCCCATCAGCGCGATCGGTCTCCTCTCGGAGGCCGTGCAGGAGGCGGCGGACGACCCCGCGATGGTCCGCACCTTCTCGAAGAAGCTCATCAAGGAATCGCGTCGCCTCGCCGAGCTCGCCCGCGACGTGATCCGCCTGTCCGAGGCGCAGTCGACCTTGCTGCCCGAACAGCGCGAGCGGGTCGACCTGCGCGCGCTCGTGCGCCAGGAAGTGGACGCCCACCGCATCCTCGCGGGGGAGCGCCGGGTGGAGCTCGTCGTCATCGAGTCCGACGCCGCCGACGCCGCGCGCGCCGCCGTGATGCTGGGGCGCCCGAGCGCCCTCGGTGTGGCAGTGGCGAACCTGCTCTCCAACGCGATCGAGCATTCGCCGCCCGGCGGTCGAGTCGGGATCGGCATGGAGTTTGAGGGCCGCGCGCTGGTCGTGACGGTCACCGATCAGGGCAAGGGCATCGCCGCGGAGCACTTGCCGCGCGTCTTTGAGCGATTCTTCCGCGTCGACGACGGCCGCAGTCGCGACGAGGGCGGCACTGGCCTCGGCCTGAGCATCGTCCGGCACACGCTGCGGAGCCACGGCGGCGATGTCGACGCCTGGTCACAGCCCGGGGTGGGCTCGAGCTTTTCGCTCACCTTCCCGCTCGCCGAGGGGGGCGACGAGGGGCGAGGCAAGCGTTCTAAGAAGGCAAAGAAGTCGGGGCGCAAGCCCGGAAAGACTGCGAAGTCGGCACGACCCGCGCTCACCGCGCAGGGTGACGAGCCGACAGGGATCACGGGTGCGCGCCTCGGGGCCGCACCGAGCGAACTGGGGGAGAACTCATGA
- the phoU gene encoding phosphate signaling complex protein PhoU, with translation MREVFQQELREVQDRLVEISELVEVAIQRATTAFRESDVTLAEAVIDADDEIDRLATDLDELTITILARQQPVASDLRLVVGALRMSASLERMGDIAQHIAQLARYRFPESAIPKGLTKIFSKMGDLDVAMAAKLTQLLREQDPRIIGEIRDLDDQLDELHARVFEKVLSDDLRADRTNVVDATLASRYHERFGDHAVSVTKKVNYFLSGDWS, from the coding sequence GTGCGCGAAGTATTTCAACAGGAACTGCGCGAGGTACAGGATCGCCTCGTCGAGATTTCCGAGCTTGTCGAGGTCGCCATCCAGCGCGCGACCACCGCATTTCGCGAGTCCGACGTTACGCTCGCTGAGGCCGTCATCGACGCGGACGACGAGATCGACCGCCTTGCGACCGACCTGGACGAGCTCACCATCACGATCCTCGCCCGGCAGCAGCCGGTCGCCTCAGACCTGCGCCTCGTCGTGGGGGCGCTGCGCATGAGCGCCTCGCTCGAGCGCATGGGCGACATCGCCCAGCACATCGCGCAGCTCGCCCGCTACCGCTTCCCCGAGAGCGCGATCCCGAAGGGACTGACGAAGATCTTCTCGAAGATGGGCGATCTCGATGTGGCGATGGCCGCGAAGCTCACCCAGCTGCTGCGCGAGCAGGATCCCCGCATCATCGGCGAGATCCGCGACCTGGACGATCAGCTCGACGAGTTGCACGCCCGCGTGTTCGAGAAGGTGCTCAGCGACGACCTCCGCGCCGACCGCACGAACGTCGTGGATGCGACGCTCGCCAGCCGCTACCACGAGCGCTTTGGCGATCACGCGGTGAGCGTCACCAAGAAGGTGAACTACTTCCTGAGCGGCGACTGGTCGTAG
- a CDS encoding phosphoglyceromutase — MSHTLILLRHGQSEWNEKNLFTGWVDVRLTERGRSEAGRAGTLLAEAGILPDVLHTSVLSRAIQTSNLALETADRLWIPVRRSWRLNERHYGALQGMDKAQTLEEFGEEQFMLWRRSFDTPPPVLDDSSEWSQAGDPRYVGIDGEQPRTECLKDVIDRLIPYWEGEIQPDLAAGHTVLVTAHGNSLRALVKHLEGISDEDIAGLNIPTGIPLVYELDDNFVPTGPGRYLDPEAAAAGAAAVASQGKA, encoded by the coding sequence ATGAGCCACACCCTGATTCTGCTGCGCCACGGCCAGAGCGAATGGAACGAAAAGAACCTGTTCACCGGTTGGGTGGACGTGCGCCTCACGGAGCGCGGACGCAGCGAGGCCGGCCGCGCCGGCACGTTGCTCGCCGAGGCCGGGATCCTGCCTGACGTGCTGCACACCTCGGTGCTCAGTCGCGCGATCCAGACGTCGAACCTCGCCCTCGAGACCGCCGATCGCCTCTGGATCCCGGTGCGCCGCTCGTGGCGCCTGAACGAGCGTCACTACGGCGCGCTGCAGGGCATGGACAAGGCGCAGACCCTCGAGGAGTTCGGCGAGGAGCAGTTCATGCTCTGGCGTCGTTCGTTCGACACGCCCCCGCCCGTGCTCGACGACTCGAGCGAGTGGTCGCAGGCGGGTGACCCGCGCTACGTCGGCATCGACGGGGAGCAGCCGCGCACCGAGTGCCTGAAGGACGTTATCGACCGCCTCATCCCGTACTGGGAGGGCGAGATTCAGCCCGACCTCGCGGCCGGCCACACGGTACTCGTCACGGCGCACGGCAACTCGCTGCGCGCGCTCGTCAAGCACCTTGAGGGCATCTCCGACGAGGACATCGCGGGCCTGAACATCCCGACGGGAATCCCGCTCGTGTACGAACTCGACGACAACTTCGTGCCGACCGGACCGGGGCGCTACCTCGACCCCGAGGCTGCTGCCGCGGGCGCCGCGGCCGTTGCCTCGCAGGGCAAGGCCTAG
- a CDS encoding folate-binding protein YgfZ — MPGFADLPGAVLTEAGAPAHFGSPLIEQRALAEGRAAVELGHRGAVRVSGPDRLRWLDSMTSQRLTDLAAGDSAETLLLDPNGRILHAIRVVDDGERAWLLVDEDEAPALTDFLTRMRFALRVEVADVSAETIAYVAFANTPAGSEGPALAALRGVPGLLAEWRDPWAEVARGGHQYAVPEVHPGADWSAHHLLFERASAGAVADLVRAGALLAAGLLSLDALEVRAWRPSRHGEVDERAIPHEFDWLRSAVHLTKGCYRGQETVAKVHNLGHPPRRLALLFLDGSEGALPPHGSLVFLAGADADARPIGRITRAANHYEWGGVALALLKRSTPIDAAVEIRPEGLAPIVCSQEEIVPADAGATREIPRLRCL; from the coding sequence ATGCCCGGATTCGCGGATCTACCCGGCGCCGTCCTCACCGAGGCGGGAGCGCCGGCTCACTTCGGCTCTCCGCTCATTGAGCAGCGCGCGCTCGCTGAGGGCCGCGCGGCAGTAGAGCTGGGGCACCGCGGCGCCGTTCGCGTTTCGGGCCCCGACCGTCTGCGCTGGCTGGACTCGATGACCAGTCAGCGGTTGACCGACCTGGCCGCGGGAGACAGCGCTGAGACGCTGCTCCTCGACCCGAACGGTCGCATTCTGCACGCCATTCGTGTGGTGGACGACGGGGAGCGCGCCTGGCTGCTGGTGGACGAGGACGAGGCGCCCGCCCTCACCGACTTTCTCACTCGCATGCGGTTCGCGCTGCGCGTTGAGGTCGCCGACGTCTCCGCAGAGACGATCGCCTACGTCGCCTTCGCGAACACTCCGGCCGGATCCGAGGGCCCGGCGCTCGCCGCCCTCCGCGGCGTTCCCGGCCTGCTCGCCGAGTGGCGAGACCCCTGGGCCGAGGTGGCGCGCGGCGGTCACCAGTACGCGGTCCCTGAGGTGCATCCCGGCGCCGACTGGAGTGCTCACCATCTCCTCTTCGAGCGGGCCTCGGCCGGCGCGGTCGCGGACTTGGTGCGCGCCGGTGCCCTGCTCGCCGCTGGCCTGCTGTCCCTTGATGCGCTGGAGGTGCGGGCCTGGCGCCCGAGCCGTCACGGCGAGGTCGACGAGCGCGCGATCCCGCACGAGTTCGACTGGCTGCGCAGCGCAGTGCACCTGACCAAGGGCTGCTACCGAGGTCAAGAGACCGTGGCGAAGGTACACAATCTCGGTCACCCGCCGCGGCGCCTCGCCCTCCTGTTCCTGGATGGCTCGGAGGGGGCGCTCCCGCCGCACGGCTCGCTCGTGTTCCTCGCGGGGGCAGACGCCGACGCACGCCCCATCGGGCGCATCACCCGCGCCGCGAACCACTACGAGTGGGGCGGGGTGGCGCTCGCGCTCCTCAAACGGTCCACCCCGATCGACGCGGCGGTGGAGATCCGCCCCGAGGGCCTCGCCCCGATCGTCTGCTCCCAGGAGGAGATCGTGCCGGCCGACGCGGGCGCGACCCGCGAGATTCCTCGCCTGCGCTGCCTGTAG
- a CDS encoding FABP family protein — MIEIPTDLPAELVPLSWLLGVWEGVGVIDYEVDGEHLSAEFGHRVSFSHDGTPVLNYGSSAWLLGSAGTDEAEQAVRSLASEVGFWELARPLGASDPGPGLLPPTAPPHTATADDVEELRNAEGSFDLRVSIAHSTGMAELYLGTIRGPRIDLASDAVVRGAGTKELTASTRMYGLVDNHLLWAWDIAALGQELRSHASARLARV; from the coding sequence ATGATCGAGATTCCCACCGACCTTCCCGCTGAGCTTGTGCCCCTGTCGTGGCTGCTCGGCGTCTGGGAGGGTGTCGGCGTCATTGACTACGAAGTCGACGGCGAGCACCTCTCGGCCGAGTTCGGCCACCGGGTGAGTTTCTCTCACGATGGCACCCCGGTACTGAACTACGGCTCGAGCGCGTGGCTGCTGGGTTCCGCCGGTACCGACGAGGCCGAGCAGGCCGTGCGCTCGCTCGCGAGCGAAGTCGGCTTCTGGGAACTCGCCCGCCCGCTGGGCGCCAGCGATCCCGGCCCCGGGCTCTTGCCCCCGACTGCACCTCCCCACACGGCGACGGCGGACGATGTCGAGGAACTGCGCAATGCTGAGGGCTCGTTTGACCTTCGCGTCTCGATCGCCCACTCGACCGGAATGGCGGAGCTCTACCTCGGCACGATCCGCGGCCCCCGCATCGACCTCGCCTCCGACGCGGTCGTCCGCGGCGCTGGCACCAAGGAGCTCACCGCGTCGACCCGCATGTACGGACTCGTCGACAATCACCTCCTGTGGGCGTGGGACATCGCCGCGCTCGGGCAAGAGCTGCGCAGTCACGCGTCCGCTCGACTCGCGCGCGTCTGA
- a CDS encoding response regulator transcription factor gives MRLLALSDGDPSVPLPALALLPHSLRQLPLDASRAVDLVDVDAIIVDATGDLVRARSVCFALRAAVAAPVIVVMPETALAILSPEWGVAELILAGAGPAEIEARLRLAASRETLAEPPAEVQQGGVIVDEANFTARLHGRTLDLTYKEFELLRFLASHPDRVFTREQLLSEVWGTDYYGGTRTVDVHVRRLRAKLGEHDSLIGTVRNVGYGFTGSENDDAE, from the coding sequence ATGCGCCTCCTCGCCCTGAGTGACGGCGACCCGAGCGTTCCGCTGCCCGCCCTCGCGCTCCTTCCCCACTCGCTGCGCCAGCTCCCGCTCGACGCCTCGCGCGCGGTCGATCTTGTCGATGTCGACGCGATCATTGTCGACGCGACCGGCGACCTGGTGCGCGCGCGCAGCGTGTGCTTCGCCCTGCGCGCCGCGGTCGCGGCTCCGGTCATCGTCGTCATGCCCGAAACCGCGCTCGCGATCCTGTCGCCCGAGTGGGGCGTCGCCGAGCTGATCCTGGCCGGGGCCGGCCCGGCAGAAATCGAGGCCCGGCTGCGGCTCGCGGCCTCACGCGAGACCCTGGCCGAGCCGCCCGCCGAGGTGCAGCAGGGGGGCGTCATCGTCGACGAGGCGAACTTCACAGCACGCCTGCACGGGCGTACCCTGGACTTGACCTACAAGGAGTTTGAGCTCCTGCGGTTTCTCGCATCGCACCCGGATCGAGTGTTTACCCGAGAGCAGTTGCTCAGCGAAGTGTGGGGCACCGACTACTACGGCGGAACCCGCACGGTGGACGTGCACGTGCGTCGGCTGCGCGCGAAGCTCGGCGAGCACGATTCACTGATCGGCACCGTCCGCAACGTCGGCTATGGGTTTACCGGATCGGAGAACGATGATGCTGAGTGA
- the mshD gene encoding mycothiol synthase: protein MMLSERTLRAGAAEDQVAAERIIAAATRNDGQSPLSDEARLAAAHGTRHALLFAEDDTPVALGVVGGGEIDLVVAPEHRGRGIGSSALATLLDLAGAGRLVAWSHGENPAADLILMRAGFSPARTLLRLALDPAALPQPDADPGLPEGFSMRTYRPHSEDESNDAADWVRVNALAFADHPEQGSLTIDDFLARTGEPWFAADDLLLAHDATGELAGSAWVKTTRSSTPSPGTTPLVETELYAIGVRPDVAGIGLGGALNRAALARMAAHHPSRVTLYVEGENEPALAMYRNAGYTESSRSQQWSRDLSSHS, encoded by the coding sequence ATGATGCTGAGTGAGCGCACGCTGCGCGCAGGCGCCGCCGAGGATCAGGTCGCGGCCGAGCGGATTATTGCCGCCGCGACGAGAAACGACGGGCAGTCGCCCCTCTCTGACGAGGCGCGGCTGGCCGCGGCCCACGGCACCCGGCACGCGCTCTTGTTCGCCGAGGACGACACTCCCGTCGCGCTCGGCGTCGTCGGCGGCGGTGAGATCGACCTCGTCGTCGCGCCCGAGCACCGCGGGCGCGGGATCGGCTCGTCGGCCCTCGCCACGTTGCTCGACCTTGCGGGCGCCGGGCGCCTAGTCGCTTGGTCACACGGCGAGAACCCCGCGGCAGACCTCATCCTGATGCGGGCCGGCTTCTCCCCCGCACGCACGCTGCTGCGGCTCGCCCTCGATCCCGCCGCGCTTCCCCAGCCCGACGCCGATCCGGGCTTGCCCGAGGGCTTTTCCATGCGCACATACCGGCCGCACAGCGAGGACGAGTCGAACGACGCCGCCGACTGGGTGCGGGTCAACGCGCTGGCGTTCGCGGACCATCCCGAACAGGGCTCCCTCACGATCGATGACTTCCTGGCGCGCACCGGCGAGCCCTGGTTCGCCGCCGACGATCTCCTGCTCGCGCACGACGCGACAGGCGAGCTGGCAGGATCCGCCTGGGTGAAGACCACCCGCAGTAGCACCCCCAGCCCGGGCACCACCCCGCTCGTCGAGACCGAGCTCTACGCCATCGGCGTGCGGCCCGACGTGGCCGGGATAGGGCTCGGCGGCGCGCTGAACCGGGCTGCGCTCGCGCGCATGGCGGCGCACCACCCCAGTCGGGTCACGCTCTACGTCGAGGGCGAGAACGAGCCCGCCCTGGCGATGTATCGAAACGCCGGATACACCGAAAGTTCACGCAGCCAACAGTGGTCGCGGGACCTTTCCTCCCACTCCTAG
- a CDS encoding RNA degradosome polyphosphate kinase, which produces MTEQNSVTPADIPTTPLPADRYLDRELSWLAFNQRVLELAEDPTVPLLERANFLAIFASNLDEFFMVRVAGLKRRIVTGLAVPTNVGRLPADVLADIISTAEALQQRHARCYREQVRPALAEAGIKIADWDELDEADQAILTEYYEQHIYPVLMPLAVDPAHPFPYISGLSLNLSIRVLNPGNDKVEFARLKVPQMIPRYVRVDRRESVDAVRFIPLEALIANQLDGLFPGMEVLDHHVFRVTRNEDVEIEEDETENLIQALEKELLRRRFGPPIRLEISNDMDPATLELLVREFDIDEYQVYTLPSPLDLSGLFALSGLDRPDLKYSPHIPVTHPKFRPSTPSERPDILGAIARREVLVHHPYESFATSVQAFLEQAATDPNVLAIKQTLYRTSGDSPIVASLIKAAEAGKQVLALVEIKARFDEEANITWARKLERAGVHVVYGLVGLKTHCKLVHVIREEQGRLAHYCHIGTGNYNPKTSRVYEDFGLFTSSEEVGRDVTKLFNVLSGYAIEKTYDRLLVAPLQLRSGLLERIEREAAAARAGLPSGIKIKTNSMVDEETIDALYRASQSGVPIDIWVRGICSIRAGVPGLSETIRVRSVLGRYLEHSRIFSFENGGEQDTYIGSADLMHRNLDRRIEVLVRIVDREHLARIGRFFEFAFSNDVSSWRMLPDASWQRRVISDEGETLPDLQDLVMADRTEARSRRNR; this is translated from the coding sequence ATGACGGAGCAGAACTCGGTAACACCGGCGGACATACCCACGACCCCGCTCCCGGCTGACCGGTACCTCGACCGCGAGCTCAGCTGGCTCGCCTTCAACCAGCGCGTGCTCGAGCTCGCGGAGGATCCGACCGTGCCGCTGCTGGAGCGGGCGAATTTTCTCGCCATCTTTGCGTCAAACCTTGACGAGTTCTTCATGGTGCGCGTCGCCGGCCTCAAGCGCCGCATCGTCACCGGTCTCGCCGTGCCGACAAACGTCGGCCGCCTGCCCGCCGACGTGCTCGCCGACATCATCTCCACTGCCGAGGCGCTGCAGCAGCGTCACGCGCGCTGCTACCGCGAGCAGGTCCGCCCGGCACTCGCCGAGGCAGGCATTAAGATCGCCGACTGGGACGAGCTCGACGAGGCCGACCAGGCGATCCTGACGGAGTACTACGAGCAGCACATTTACCCTGTGCTGATGCCGCTCGCGGTCGATCCCGCCCACCCGTTCCCGTACATCTCGGGGCTCTCGCTCAACCTATCGATCCGCGTGCTGAACCCCGGCAACGATAAGGTCGAGTTTGCGCGCCTCAAGGTGCCGCAGATGATCCCCCGGTACGTCCGGGTCGACCGCCGGGAGTCCGTCGACGCCGTGCGATTCATCCCGCTCGAGGCGCTCATCGCCAATCAGCTTGACGGGCTCTTCCCGGGCATGGAGGTGCTCGATCACCACGTGTTCCGCGTCACGCGCAACGAGGACGTAGAGATCGAAGAGGATGAGACCGAGAACCTCATCCAGGCACTCGAGAAGGAGTTGCTGCGCCGTCGCTTCGGCCCGCCCATCCGGCTCGAGATCTCGAACGACATGGACCCGGCGACGCTCGAATTGCTCGTGCGAGAGTTCGACATCGACGAGTACCAGGTCTACACGCTGCCTTCACCCCTCGATCTCAGCGGACTGTTCGCGCTGTCCGGGCTCGATCGTCCCGACCTGAAGTACTCGCCGCACATTCCGGTCACTCACCCGAAGTTCCGGCCGAGCACACCGAGCGAACGCCCCGACATTCTCGGCGCCATCGCGCGTCGCGAGGTGCTCGTGCACCACCCGTACGAGTCGTTCGCGACGAGTGTGCAGGCCTTCCTCGAGCAGGCCGCCACCGACCCCAACGTGCTCGCGATCAAGCAGACCCTGTACCGCACCTCGGGCGACAGCCCCATCGTGGCGTCACTGATCAAGGCGGCCGAGGCGGGCAAGCAGGTGCTCGCGCTCGTCGAGATCAAGGCCCGCTTCGACGAAGAGGCGAATATCACCTGGGCGCGCAAGCTCGAGCGTGCCGGCGTCCACGTCGTCTACGGGCTCGTGGGGCTGAAGACACACTGCAAGCTCGTGCACGTCATTCGCGAAGAACAAGGACGCCTCGCGCACTACTGCCACATCGGCACCGGCAACTACAACCCGAAGACCAGCCGCGTGTACGAGGACTTCGGCCTGTTCACCTCGTCCGAAGAGGTCGGTCGCGACGTCACCAAGCTGTTCAACGTGCTCTCGGGGTACGCGATCGAGAAGACCTACGACCGCCTCCTCGTCGCTCCCCTGCAGCTGCGTTCGGGCCTGCTCGAGCGGATCGAGCGCGAGGCGGCTGCCGCCCGCGCGGGCCTCCCGTCCGGCATCAAGATCAAGACGAACTCCATGGTCGATGAAGAGACCATTGACGCGCTGTACCGAGCCAGCCAGTCCGGCGTGCCCATCGACATCTGGGTGCGCGGCATCTGCTCGATCCGGGCCGGTGTGCCCGGCCTGTCCGAGACCATCCGCGTGCGCTCGGTGCTCGGCCGCTATCTCGAGCACTCGCGCATCTTCTCGTTTGAGAACGGCGGCGAACAGGACACCTACATCGGCAGCGCCGACCTCATGCACCGCAACCTCGACCGTCGCATCGAGGTGCTCGTGCGCATCGTGGACCGCGAGCACCTGGCGCGCATCGGCCGCTTCTTCGAGTTCGCGTTCAGTAACGACGTGTCGTCCTGGCGCATGCTGCCCGACGCCAGCTGGCAGCGACGCGTCATCAGCGACGAGGGCGAAACTCTGCCCGACCTGCAAGATCTTGTGATGGCCGATCGCACCGAGGCCCGCTCGCGGCGGAACCGATGA
- a CDS encoding NUDIX domain-containing protein, producing the protein MSGALLAAGTVCWRRVTLPDGGEEIMVLLVHRTKQRDVSFPKGKLDRGESMPQAAVRETLEETGLAVALGANLGTIHYTLPSGVEKTVQYWAAEATEASVQASTFVPNKEIAALEWLPLKKVAKKLSYAADRELFSVFERLAARDAIDTFAVILLRHAKAVPRSEAHPEDRLRPLADAGEEQAENLVPSLAAFGPARILSSSAERCMRTVAPLAHYLRKGVRVHEGLSQDAWEAGEQDELRQVVGKVIRRGKNTLLCTHQPVLPDVARELVLATGSLPGGYLREATQLPPGGFSVFHFSKRHPGAGILSVEVYPVEH; encoded by the coding sequence ATGAGTGGGGCGCTGCTCGCCGCGGGCACAGTGTGCTGGCGGCGGGTGACACTGCCCGACGGCGGCGAAGAAATCATGGTGCTGCTCGTGCACCGCACGAAGCAGCGCGACGTCTCGTTCCCCAAGGGCAAGCTCGACCGCGGCGAGAGCATGCCGCAGGCGGCCGTGCGCGAGACGCTCGAAGAGACCGGGCTTGCGGTGGCGCTCGGAGCGAACCTCGGCACAATCCACTACACCCTTCCGAGCGGGGTCGAGAAGACGGTGCAGTACTGGGCCGCCGAGGCGACGGAAGCGTCGGTCCAGGCGTCCACCTTCGTCCCGAATAAGGAGATCGCCGCCCTCGAGTGGCTGCCCCTCAAGAAGGTTGCGAAGAAGCTCAGCTATGCGGCGGATCGCGAACTCTTCTCAGTGTTCGAACGGCTCGCGGCCCGAGACGCGATCGACACCTTTGCGGTGATCCTGCTGCGCCATGCAAAGGCGGTGCCACGCAGCGAGGCGCACCCGGAGGACCGTCTGCGCCCGCTCGCCGACGCGGGCGAGGAACAGGCCGAGAACCTCGTCCCGTCGCTCGCCGCGTTTGGCCCAGCACGCATTCTCTCGTCGAGCGCCGAGCGCTGCATGCGCACCGTCGCGCCCCTTGCGCACTACCTGCGCAAGGGCGTCCGCGTGCACGAAGGGCTCAGCCAGGACGCGTGGGAGGCCGGCGAACAGGACGAACTCCGCCAGGTCGTCGGCAAGGTGATCCGGCGCGGCAAGAACACGCTCCTCTGCACGCACCAGCCCGTGCTTCCGGATGTCGCGCGCGAGCTCGTGCTGGCCACCGGCAGCTTGCCCGGCGGCTACCTGCGCGAGGCCACCCAGCTCCCGCCGGGCGGATTCTCCGTCTTCCACTTCTCCAAGCGCCACCCGGGCGCCGGCATTCTTTCGGTCGAGGTCTACCCCGTTGAGCACTAA
- a CDS encoding diacylglycerol kinase family protein codes for MSTNSTPPQLPLGVVVNPHSALGRGRRAGRRVAELLASRGLPVTVLSGGDQAECALAIRRAAPNVRGFLLVGGDGLLSMFLQIPEAREKPFAIIPAGSGNDFAREFGVPRHKPAKALKRALRAEARPRHVDALVVTPANGVERWVGCGFSLGFDARINRRANAIRMPIGPLRYQLALLAEVLAGGSRTFELEIDGAKRRYPGLLTTVMNTRTLGGGIPVTPGADPEDGQLDVISVDQVTRRRLLSVLGLLAQGKHPGLPEVTIERGSAVTLASPGEIGYADGELVGEGPFDIRVAVGALTVWA; via the coding sequence TTGAGCACTAATTCCACGCCCCCACAGCTTCCCCTCGGCGTGGTCGTGAACCCGCACTCTGCCCTCGGCCGGGGTCGACGTGCGGGGCGCCGCGTCGCCGAGCTGCTCGCCTCACGCGGCCTCCCGGTCACCGTGTTGTCCGGCGGCGACCAGGCGGAGTGCGCGCTCGCGATCCGTCGCGCCGCGCCCAATGTCCGCGGTTTTCTTCTCGTCGGCGGCGACGGGCTGCTGAGCATGTTCTTGCAGATCCCTGAGGCACGCGAGAAGCCGTTCGCGATCATCCCCGCTGGCAGCGGCAACGACTTCGCGCGCGAGTTCGGGGTCCCGCGACATAAACCCGCGAAAGCGCTGAAGCGGGCGCTGCGCGCCGAGGCCCGGCCGCGCCACGTGGACGCGCTCGTCGTGACCCCCGCGAACGGCGTCGAGCGGTGGGTTGGGTGCGGGTTCTCACTCGGATTCGACGCCCGGATCAATCGCCGCGCCAACGCGATTCGAATGCCGATCGGACCGCTGCGCTACCAACTCGCGCTGCTCGCGGAGGTGCTCGCCGGAGGGTCACGCACATTCGAGCTTGAGATTGACGGCGCGAAGCGGCGCTACCCCGGGCTCCTCACGACCGTTATGAATACGCGGACCCTTGGCGGTGGCATCCCGGTCACCCCGGGCGCCGACCCTGAGGACGGCCAATTGGACGTCATCTCGGTGGATCAGGTCACCCGGCGGCGCCTCCTGTCAGTGCTCGGCCTGCTCGCCCAGGGTAAGCACCCCGGCTTGCCGGAGGTGACGATCGAACGCGGCAGCGCGGTCACGCTCGCGTCGCCCGGCGAGATCGGCTACGCCGACGGCGAGCTCGTGGGCGAGGGCCCCTTCGACATTCGTGTCGCCGTCGGGGCCCTCACGGTCTGGGCCTAG